A region of the Ammospiza nelsoni isolate bAmmNel1 chromosome 31, bAmmNel1.pri, whole genome shotgun sequence genome:
AAGTTTGAACATGAAGTCCTTTGTCTGCTACCTGTGAAGTGAGCTACAGGCATCTTCGCATTGTCATAACAAAGTAATGAGACAGATGGTTGGAAAATAACACAGCTCAGGATGCATTCCTAGCAGTCCAGTCCTGTTGGTGGTTTGTGCACAGCCCCAAGCTGGCGATgagtgcccctttcccctctgtgctgctccatctcccagcccagcatggccccggctgcagctcagccgtgGCGGGATCTCCTTGCCCTTGCCTGTGgcacggaggcaaatcccatcctgtccttgtccttcctcccccagagcaggagctgagcatggagagcagggaggacaaatgcTCGCAGCAGAACCTGGGGGAAGAGGCCGTTTTGAGCGGCTCCACGGCGCAGGAAGACaacggggaggaaaagccctggagatgccgcaccaggaggggctgcaaacgcaGCCAGCGGGGATGTGATTGggaaagagccagcctgggccgGGAAGGCGGCCGGAGACGGAGCCAGAGCTCGGATCtggtgctccatgagcagctccatgatggggagaagccccacacgtgcgtggagtgtgggaagagcttcaggtggAACTCCGAACTGATCAagcaccagaggatccacactggggaacggccctacgagtgtggggagtgtgggaagagcttcagccggagctccagcctgatgaagcaccagaggatccacactggagaAAGGCCATACAAGTGTTCTGAGTGTGGGATGTGCTTCCGAGAGAGCTCCAGCCTGATCAggcaccagaggatccacactggggagaggccctaagagtgttccaagtgtgggaagaggtttaaGACCAGCTTCGTTCTCCTCCAGCACTATCAGgttcacacagaggagaggcccttctgctgccccgactgtgggaagggattcAAGTACAACTCCACCCTCATcacccaccggcgcatccacactggggagaggccctacgagtgtccccagtgtgggaagaacttctccagcagctctcacttGACCCAACACCAATGGAGGCACCACTAAGGGAAGCCCTGCGAGTGCCCCGAGTGCGGGCAGAGCTTCgtgcgctgctccagctccatcccccactggaggaggcactttgggcacagccctggtcacTCACATTCCCTGTGATTCATGTTGGGAACATAcctggctgcttctccttttggtttggccttaattttcctctgcttcaccttcatcctttaaaaacacccaaaactgGGTTAAATGAAGGAAATTGATTGAATATATCTGAAGTTCCATAATTTCTCAGTTGTTTTAGAGGGAATTTAGGATTTGGGGACGTTTTCTGTGTGGAGTGCTGCTGTTGCTAAGAGGAAGGAATTCAATGTCACCCTTCTTGTGTAGCTAAGAACTCCTCCCCTGACCCAGACCCCAACTCCACCCTTGGGATACCCTATAAAAACTCCACGGCCCTGCCTTTGCCCTGTCTTTGGGTGGTAAGAAATGGATTCCCAAAGGATCAGCCCTATTCCCACTGGATTCCAAAGGATCACCCTCATTTTTCACTGAATTCCTCGAGGATCACggttttcccactggattctaAGACGATCAGctcttttccactggattcccagggGATCaggccttttcccactggattccaaGGGATCAACCTTTTTCACTGGATTCCAAGAGgattctgactctgtcactgttgtttttttgtttgtactactgcatttgtatttttagtttttcctaataaagaactgttttttctactcccatatcttttcCTGAGAGCcctttaatttcaaattatttttattattattattattgttagtagtagtagtagtagtagtagtagtagtagtaatcAAAGGATGGGCCATATAAAATAGTTCATGAAATATGTAAATGAGTATGGTTATGCATGAGggtctatgaatatgcaacaggctgatgtaatCAAGCCAGAATAATTAAAGGGTTGTCCCCGAAAATAACTGGGGCGTCTTGGTGGCCATAACAACCTTTGCTCCTTTGTCCTTGTCTCCCATGacatcagcctgttgcatattcatagactCTTTGCATATCCATAAACTCATTTACATATCGTAGGAACAAAATTGGCTTCACCCTGTTTGGGGTCCCACCCCCATCCCAGCTCAATTTAGGGTGTCCCatccctctcccagctcagtTTTGGGATCTCATACCCCTCCCAGCTTAATTTGGCGGTCCCATTCCCCTCCCACCTCAATTTGGGCGTCCCATCCCCTTCCCAGCTCAATTTTTGGGTCCCAACCCTCTATTCCCCACTCTCCCTCCCCTTTCTGATCATTCCCCCAATCCCCTCCCCcgtgtttggttttgggtgcTCCAGGCCCCTCATGCTCCATTTTGGGGTCCTGACCCCATTTTAGACTAATTTGGGgtccccagcccatccccagggtcaccttccccccccccccaccaaaTTCCGCTCCTGGCAACTGATGAATCATCAGCGAGACACGCTCTGATTGGCTGGAAATTACCCGCGCGGTCTCTGAGTATTTACCGCAGTGAGAGGCCTTGGTCTGTGGCTGGCAAGTGATGAGTCAGAGTCGGGCCAGGCGCTGATTGGCTGAAAATCTCTGGGTGGGGCCAGTGCTCTGAGTTTACGGCCAGCAAGTGGAACGTCATCAGTGCCGCGGGATCTTTTTTGGGGTGGGGACGGGAGGAACTTGAGGTTTCTTTGGGTTTAATtatggttggtttggggtttatttgggGTTATTTATGGACTAATTGGGCTTTATCTTGGGTTTTACttggtttatttctgtttatttggggttatttggaaatatttgtgtttatttggaagtatttgggtttgtttgggtttacTTGGGTTTTTTCGGAATTACTTGGGGTTCTTGGGGTTAATGTTATTGTATATGGGCTTTTTTTAGTAGTACTTGAAATCATTTGGGGAATTTTGAGtttaatttggggtttttttgtttgggttttttttgggttatttGGGGCATTTTCTGGTATTGTTTAGGGTTTGTTGGAGGTTCTTTGGGGTTTATTTCGAGAGTTTTGGGGTTATTTAGGTTATTTGTGGTCATGTGGGGTCAAAAAATTCGTCAATGTTTCTCCTGCAAAACACAggaatttttccttaaaagtcTGAGagtttttccccaaaaaaccGGGAATGTTCCCTTAAAAATCCGTGACTTTTCCCAGTCAATAGTGACGTGCCCCACCCCAAATCATCCAATCACCGCCCTTCCTCTCCCAAATTAACAAATCACGGTGGACCCTGccccaaaccaaccaatcaCCGCGGGTCTCCTCTCAGCAAGTCCCGCCGTCTTTGCCTTTATCCAACCAATCACCGGGCGCCTCCCCTCGGCAAAACCCgcctccccctgccccatcctgTCAATCAGCACACCATCTACGAAACCAACCAATCACCGGGCGTCTCCCCTCAGCAACTCCCGCCCTCCCCGTGTGTACCAGCCAATCAGAGCCGAGCCCAAAGCAGCGCCCCCTGACCCCGGGGCCGGGCATGGAGCGGgcgccccctccccctcccgtCCCCGGGACCACCTCAGGGACCCCCAGGAGCCGCCCCGGGCTCGGGCGGGTCCTGCGGGAGGCGCTGGAGTGAGCGGGGGAGGCGCTGGGAGAGGACAGGGGGTTccgggagctgctgaggaggcgcagggacaggtgaggggtCCTGGAGGGGTCgtgaggggaatttggggaggggtcttGAGGAtgtttgggggggatttggggagggtcTGGGGGGAACTTGAGCGGGTTTTAGCAGGGGGTGCTGGGAGGGCTTTGGAGGGGAATTTGAGGAGGGGTCCTCGGGGGGTGTCACGATCTGTCCTCACGGACGGGTTTTGTGATGGTTTGTGGATTTGATCGCAGGGTGCAAAAAGAACCGACAcggtacaagggggtttgcaaTGATAATcgaaacaaatgcacctttattgaaTGACCACAGCGAAAtgcgatagagggattaagggagagaaaaagatgggggaagagagagacaaaagagagagagagagagaaagaggggaTAGAGCTACCAAACATAGAGAtgaagtcctttggtccagtccagtcgAGGATCCACTGTTACGTCGGGGAGATCTCGAAGTCTCTCGCTAACTCAGGGGTTTTTATTATGATAACTCTATTGGAAATTGTGAGGATGGGGAAGCAGATACAATAAGGaatagatgtaacaggtagtccatGCTCTCAGCAGTAAGCGAGAGCCATTGTCTTCTTGGTCCAGCggtcacaacctgcaggcaaacatctcgctttggtcagcttgcctcccccacacacctgccctgggctgggggtttcagtcccagtccttggaaggagcagaggggccttttcaCATGGAGCTtccatgtctcagtccttgatggagaggctccttacatctcagtctgtctgtcccggtggttgtaaaacaggtgagggtcttctgtggggggaccacctgaaactcaggagaagtcaaGCGAggccgagaggtgggacagctccCAAGGCTGTTGTTGCACAAAGGGCACAGTGCCCCGTTCTTCTCATTGGGCTCAGTGTAGCACACAGCAAACAACAGCTGTGAGAACAGCAACTGAACACTGTGCTCTGGGGTCTCTGGGTCTTGTTGCATGTGACTTTCTCCTACAGAGGAGACGGGGGGcgggggtcttctcttcagtggtcctCAAATGACaatcgtgaggcagatgagggaaaattctgACAGACTCTCCCAAGCCACCACCATTTGTCCCCCTCCCTTTGCCCAAATCTCTCCCCATTGCCCCCCCAATAAGCGGCCCCAGGCCCAACTGGGAAGCTTTaatgggagcactgggagcaggcacTGGGCGGGGGCAGAGCGCCAGCGGGGCTGGCGGGGACacgggaccccccaaaatcagcGGAgcggggacagagccaggggTCCCGGCCGGGCCCGAGCCCACGgggaggggctgcggccgccgccGGCTCAGGAGCTCCTTTGGCAGAGAAAAGGGGGTGACACCGGGCTGGGGGCCCCGGCAGGAGCGCACACGCTCCGCCACGGCGGGGACGCCACCCCCGGCACCCGCCCTGACCTTCTTGCGCAGGGAGAAGCCGAGCCCCAGCGCCAGGAAGACCAAGCCCAAGACGAAGCCCCCGATGCCCGTCAGCATCTTgctgcgggcggcggcggcggcatcTCTGGGGGGTCCGCAGGGCTCAGCATCCCCAAAATCTCTCACCGACACCCCGAGCCCTTCCCAGCGCCCTCCCTGTGGCCCCCGGCCCAGCCGGGACCCCCTGAAACCTCCCCTCGATCCCTTTCTGTCCTGCCCAGGAGGCACCAAagcccctcctgtccctctcagcatcccacagccccctcccagttgcccccagcaccccaggaGCCCCAAAGCCTCTCGCAGTCCcttggcagccccagcaggactcagccagagccctcccagtctgtgcccagcacaacCGAGCTCATGGCGAGCCCCGCTTTGCCATCGCCGatctccttccagcccctcGTGGCTCACTGCGATCCCTCCCAGTcacacccagcacccccaaactcCCTCCCAGTCACGCCCAGCGCCCCCCCAAGCCCATCCCATCCTCTCCAgcatcccccaaacccctgcccagcccttgcccagcccccagcccctctcccagtcccagcccggctccctccagctccctcccagtagctcccagcacagcccagtggcTCTGCCAGCGCCCCCAGGGGCTCCCCCGTACCCCAGTGCCgcctcaggggctgctccaggctgacgTGCTCCACCTGGCAGCTGTAGCTGAGCCCGCGCCGGGGCGGcgtttccagcagcaccagcagctggtaGGTCCAGTCCCCGTTGGGGACCACGTTGGTGGCCACCACGTGCTCCgagagctcctgctggccctggaacCACCTCacctggatggcagcagggtagaaatccatcacggagcagagcaggcggccggggccgggctgggagctCGAGGGGGGCACCAGCGAGATGGACACGCTGCGGGGCactgggagagagagagagagagagcggGGACACACTGGGATCAGCTGGGGGGCACACTGGGAGAGAgaagggagggctgggctgggctggagagtGAGTGGGAGTgcactgggagagactggggaTGGAttggaaaggaatggaatgggCTGGGAATATACTGGGAGGTACTAGAAATAGACTGGGAGGGAGATTAATGGCACTGAGAGAggtgggaggggatggggggtAGTTGGAGAGAAGGCGGAGGTCTGGGAATGAACTGGCAATTAACTCGGATTGACTGGAAATTGACTTGGAGGGGCTGGGTGGAACTCGGaaggactgggagggactggggcgGCATTGAGAGAAATAGGAAGGGGTGAGGGGCCAAGGGATTGAGGATTGTGATCTGGGAATGAACTGGGAATGGACAAGGAATGACCTGAGTAGAAGTGGGAGGGACTGAGAAGGCACTGGGAGGGAtctgggaatggactgggagggactgggacgGCCTTGGAGGAACTTTCATGGAACTGGGATGATGTGCGCGGCGCTGGGAAGCCGCGTCCAGCGCGGGGCACTCGGCGCTGCGGATCTGCCTGGCAACAGATGAGTCATCACAGAGACGCAATCTGATTGGTTAAAAACCGTCAGCTTTACGCGTCGCATATAAGGACGCGCGGGGGATCACAGGGGGAGACAACGGGGTCACTGAGGGCGACAGGGGGCCCCGGGGATGGGCACAAggagggctgagggctctggcGCGATTCCCAGGGAGATTTTGAGGGGCTTCAGGGTCattggcagggcagagcccgAGGGGACACGCTCGGCCCCGCGCTCAACTCGGCGCTCAGTGATTAACGGGGTAGACCCCTCGTACCAGACTCTGCAGAACCACTCCCCCGAAGTCCTTTGGTACTCCAGCCACATCGGGTCTTTGTTTAAACGCCTGGCATTCATCGCCCCATACGGGTTGAATTCCACGTTCAGCCCCACGTTGCTGTCGTGCACCAGGTACTGCTCCCGATCGTAGATGAGCGTCTCCACGGACCTTATCTTCTGCGTGCCGTTAATGAAGTAACATTCCTGCTCTCCCATATGCAGGAACACCACTGTAAGtgcaggacacagctcaggGGGTGCCCCAGCAACCCCAGCACCCGCAGAGTTCCGGGGGGCCACCCTGGATTCCCCGCTCCacaccccctgtgccccacgGCGGCCATGGGACCCTCCTGCCCGCGCTGCCGCTTCCTCTTTGCCGCCcttcccccatttccccttcCACATCCTCTCCCCTGCCACTCCGACCGCAGCAAGATCTATTTTAGGTCCCtattccccattttcccacaAATTCCCCAAACCCCAGGCCCCTCCCACTCAGATATGGTGTCCCACCTCCCCTTTTCCCCGCTTCCCCACCCtctcccacccctccctccgctccccccacccctcagcccctcccgCTCTCCCTTTGGGGggtcccttcctcctccccctccattCCGGGCTCCCCGCTTagcccccttttcccccttctccacCCCGTCCCAGCGCCTCCCGACCCCCGCTCACCCGAGAGCTCCGCGCCCGCACCCGGGGgggctcccagcaccaccattgCCACCAGCAGGGCCCCAGCTGCCGCCCCTCGCCCCatggccggggccgggcagggagcagcagccccaaagcagccGCGCTGCGCTGGGAGCGCCAGTCCGGAGCAGGGCGGGCTCGGCAGCGCCGCGCGCTCTCATTGGCTGCCGCCGCTTCTGGGCAGCGATCGGCCACGGGCTCTGCCCGGCAACCGATGAGGCAACGACCCGAGCTCTCATTGGCTAAGCCGCCTCCTGCCTGCGCCGCCATTGGCTGAGGCCTTTCCGGGACgctgcagccccgggctgggggttttttgggcaGGGGGAACCTTGGGGCGCTGGGCAGGTGGGAGCTCAGGTGAGCCCAGCAATGCGTGCCCAGGTGCGCGGCATCTCAGGGGTGTCCGTGGCGAGCGGTGACGCTGGCCCGATGCCAGGCAACCCCAG
Encoded here:
- the LOC132085613 gene encoding class II histocompatibility antigen, B-L beta chain-like, whose translation is MGRGAAAGALLVAMVVLGAPPGAGAELSVVFLHMGEQECYFINGTQKIRSVETLIYDREQYLVHDSNVGLNVEFNPYGAMNARRLNKDPMWLEYQRTSGEWFCRVWYEGSTPLITERRVERGAELPRSVSISLVPPSSSQPGPGRLLCSVMDFYPAAIQVRWFQGQQELSEHVVATNVVPNGDWTYQLLVLLETPPRRGLSYSCQVEHVSLEQPLRRHWEMPPPPPAARC